From the genome of Sulfurimonas sp., one region includes:
- a CDS encoding nitrate reductase cytochrome c-type subunit: MKLVTKIGLCMTAVSVLFFNGCNDTAPSAKVERTEAVVKPTISEQSLGLRKVDLYSEDSVKPEETKYSKEYAGSGYKINRAFQDAPPMIPHDVEGMLPITINDNQCTSCHMPEVAPSMGATAIPESHFTDFRPKHKFDGKKFEKSIDNNKNEISIKKIGDLAGARFNCSQCHAPQSEGQLVENTFTPEYTHKDGAEKSSWSGSKLTEGLDTLMK, translated from the coding sequence ATGAAACTAGTTACTAAAATCGGTCTTTGTATGACTGCAGTTTCTGTGTTGTTTTTTAATGGTTGTAATGATACTGCTCCATCAGCGAAAGTTGAAAGAACAGAAGCAGTTGTTAAGCCTACAATTAGCGAACAGTCTTTAGGATTAAGAAAAGTTGATCTTTACAGTGAAGATTCAGTAAAGCCAGAAGAAACAAAATACTCTAAAGAGTATGCTGGTAGTGGATACAAAATAAACAGAGCGTTTCAGGATGCTCCTCCTATGATTCCGCATGACGTAGAAGGAATGCTGCCTATTACAATAAATGATAATCAATGTACGAGTTGTCATATGCCGGAAGTGGCTCCAAGTATGGGTGCTACAGCAATACCTGAATCGCACTTTACAGACTTTAGACCAAAACATAAGTTTGATGGTAAAAAATTTGAAAAGTCTATAGACAACAATAAAAATGAGATCTCTATTAAAAAGATCGGTGACTTAGCTGGAGCTAGATTTAACTGTTCACAGTGTCATGCACCTCAAAGTGAAGGACAACTTGTTGAAAATACTTTTACACCTGAATATACACATAAGGATGGTGCTGAGAAATCAAGTTGGAGCGGTTCTAAACTTACAGAAGGTTTAGATACTTTAATGAAGTAA
- the napG gene encoding ferredoxin-type protein NapG produces the protein MKTETISERRKFLLNTARAIGLAALGGLVWSAYLDEVTASELTLRPPGALDEEDFLATCIKCGMCVEACPYDTLKLAKPGDNKPLGTPYFEPRDIPCYMCTDIPCVPVCPSNALDIKKVSTNNQLDINKADMGVAVVDTKNCIAFWGIQCDACYRACPLLDQAIYLDYEKNERTGKHAFLKPIVDSDFCTGCGLCEHACVTEKAAIFVLPREVALGKVGDHYIKGWDKSDEKRLKNAEAHITKTELSKEKAIDTLNDMGGLLDD, from the coding sequence ATGAAAACAGAAACGATAAGTGAAAGAAGAAAATTCTTATTAAACACTGCAAGGGCTATAGGTTTGGCTGCTCTTGGTGGCTTGGTATGGAGTGCATACCTTGACGAAGTAACTGCTTCGGAGCTTACACTAAGACCACCTGGTGCACTTGATGAAGAGGACTTTCTTGCAACTTGTATTAAGTGTGGAATGTGTGTTGAAGCATGCCCATATGATACGTTAAAACTTGCAAAACCTGGTGATAATAAACCATTGGGTACTCCTTATTTTGAGCCTAGGGATATCCCTTGCTATATGTGTACAGATATACCTTGTGTGCCTGTTTGCCCAAGTAACGCGTTAGATATAAAAAAAGTATCTACTAATAATCAGCTTGATATTAATAAAGCTGATATGGGTGTTGCTGTAGTTGATACAAAAAATTGTATCGCTTTTTGGGGTATTCAGTGTGATGCTTGTTATAGAGCTTGTCCTCTTTTAGATCAAGCTATCTATCTTGACTATGAGAAAAATGAGAGAACAGGAAAGCATGCTTTTTTAAAACCTATTGTGGATAGTGATTTTTGTACTGGTTGTGGTTTATGTGAACATGCTTGTGTTACTGAAAAAGCTGCAATTTTCGTACTTCCAAGAGAAGTTGCTCTTGGAAAAGTCGGAGATCACTACATAAAAGGCTGGGATAAGTCAGATGAAAAAAGGCTTAAAAATGCTGAAGCGCATATAACAAAAACTGAGCTTAGCAAAGAAAAAGCTATAGACACGTTAAATGATATGGGAGGACTTTTAGATGATTAA
- the napH gene encoding quinol dehydrogenase ferredoxin subunit NapH has translation MIKNKYLILRRVFQIGLMTLYFGANAWGWTFIIGNLSSSSILGTIPMSDPYAVLQMFAAGAVIASDIFIGALVALLFYSLVGGRAFCSWVCPVNIITDAANYLRRKFEFKKIQKKQPATRYMRYWVIVISLIISFGFGVTAFEFISPVGMVHRGIIFGLGFGWAAIAVIFFFDLFVLKNGWCGYICPIGGFYSIIGRFSLIRVKYDEEKCTLCMKCKEVCPESQVLFMVGKSSDQVLSGECTNCARCIEVCDDDALNFSIRDLINKKNKES, from the coding sequence ATGATTAAAAATAAATATTTAATACTTCGCAGAGTGTTCCAAATTGGTTTAATGACTCTATACTTTGGAGCTAATGCATGGGGTTGGACTTTTATAATAGGTAATTTAAGTTCATCTAGCATTCTTGGGACTATCCCGATGAGTGATCCTTATGCGGTATTACAGATGTTCGCAGCGGGTGCAGTTATAGCTTCTGATATTTTTATAGGTGCTTTGGTCGCTCTTTTATTTTATTCATTAGTGGGAGGTCGTGCATTTTGTTCTTGGGTATGCCCAGTAAACATTATAACAGACGCGGCCAACTACTTAAGAAGAAAGTTCGAATTTAAAAAAATTCAGAAAAAACAGCCTGCCACTAGATATATGAGATATTGGGTGATAGTTATAAGCTTGATAATTTCTTTTGGTTTTGGTGTAACAGCTTTTGAGTTTATATCACCGGTAGGTATGGTTCATAGAGGAATCATATTTGGTCTTGGTTTTGGTTGGGCTGCAATAGCTGTTATCTTTTTCTTTGATCTGTTTGTTTTAAAAAATGGTTGGTGTGGATATATTTGTCCAATAGGAGGTTTTTACTCAATAATAGGCAGGTTTAGTCTTATTCGAGTGAAGTACGATGAGGAAAAATGTACATTATGTATGAAATGTAAAGAAGTTTGTCCAGAAAGTCAGGTGCTGTTCATGGTTGGAAAATCAAGTGATCAGGTGCTTTCCGGTGAATGTACAAATTGTGCTAGATGTATAGAAGTTTGTGATGATGATGCTTTAAATTTCTCAATAAGAGATTTAATAAATAAAAAAAATAAGGAGAGTTAA